A part of Myxococcales bacterium genomic DNA contains:
- a CDS encoding RWP-RK domain-containing protein: protein MKKILILSLLIGSFAIFSMDKRLLDNKLPYDLTKEDLASLYHLPIKDAANELSICTTLLKKICRQNGIKRWPHRQFQAVNQRIMAIGKNPEKYENPEFLVRELDEQRSMLIAGDYMRVGKSAKKIKIKDKKPIKGPQKTIVKGTKIKCPLKLQAPLNAEVLVVNVNQEQEQHMVPDCNLDNMTDDELFCYLKQKYQATPYPRIDFSKLE from the coding sequence ATGAAAAAAATATTAATTTTGTCTTTGCTGATCGGCTCTTTTGCCATTTTTTCAATGGATAAAAGGCTTTTAGACAACAAATTGCCTTACGATCTGACGAAAGAAGATCTTGCCAGTCTCTATCATTTACCAATAAAGGACGCGGCAAATGAGCTTAGTATTTGTACGACTTTGCTAAAGAAAATATGTCGACAAAATGGAATTAAGCGATGGCCTCATAGACAGTTTCAAGCCGTTAATCAGAGAATTATGGCTATAGGCAAAAATCCTGAGAAATATGAAAACCCAGAATTTTTAGTAAGAGAGCTCGATGAGCAAAGATCCATGCTGATAGCTGGTGATTATATGAGGGTAGGTAAGAGCGCTAAAAAAATAAAAATAAAAGATAAAAAACCTATAAAAGGTCCTCAAAAAACTATTGTCAAAGGAACAAAAATTAAATGTCCTTTAAAATTACAAGCTCCTCTTAATGCTGAAGTCCTTGTTGTGAATGTCAATCAGGAACAAGAACAGCACATGGTTCCCGATTGCAACTTGGATAATATGACTGACGACGAGCTCTTTTGTTATCTGAAACAAAAATATCAGGCTACGCCCTACCCTCGAATTGATTTTTCGAAATTAGAATAA